A genomic stretch from Oncorhynchus tshawytscha isolate Ot180627B linkage group LG07, Otsh_v2.0, whole genome shotgun sequence includes:
- the LOC112254909 gene encoding zinc finger and SCAN domain-containing protein 31 isoform X1 — protein MSKIQLLQVFLNERLTAAAVEILGAVENTIAEYQEEISRAKEEIERLQRLLDLAFNPDIKLHIADSQQLTLPVPEDIPPEQQDWSPSLDQEDPEPTQIKEEQEEFVTSQEEEQLEGLESDIKEFIFTLPCVKSDNDPDPPQPLYLPQTQTMENRERDSLPTKTTEQDIKTEPNGEGCSASEPSSESQPLSTVHSDCSATQIGNSESDNGVDSGGLMSGLQPLKSKTTWTKKELSSKIREASELKVPLREAHSGERPHRCPVCRKCFLKSSILKAHQRIHTGEKPYFCNVCGRSFSQKGTLTEHMRIHTGEKPYQCKDCGKCFSRMRNLAGHMRIHTGEKPYKCSDCGKCFSQKICLKDHMMTHTGERSYISPLLPSNPCNISRSPQHAWCSTFPSSPMLPRSSAHSTGFQSKLTSSLRPWCLPTEQEEDLPLPNFRLWSNSTPQPKHSVLPPLVSWPSHPYRRAAPAQPSQSSSLSWHPNGGTSFPLSSVQRSPCPKTSDTLLK, from the exons ATGTCGAAAATTCAGCTTTTGCAGGTTTTTCTAAACGAGCGTTTAACAGCAGCGGCAGTTGAGATATTAGGGGCTGTGGAAAATACCATAGCAGAGTACCAGGAAGAAATCTCCCGTGCGAAGGAGGAGATCGAACGTCTACAAAGGCTGCTGGATTTGGCTTTCAATCCCGACataaagttacatattgcag ACTCCCAGCAGCTCACTCTCCCTGTCCCTGAAGACATTCCTCCTGAGCAGCAGGACTGGAGCCCCAGTCTGGACCAGGAGGACCCAGAGCCCACTcagattaaagaggaacaggaggagtttgtgaccagtcaggaggaagagcagcttgaAGGGCTGGAGTCTGATATTAAAGAGTTCATATTCACTCTACCCTGTGTAAAGAGTGATAATGATCCGGACCCTCCTCAGCCCTTATATCTTCCCCAAACCCAGACtatggagaacagagagagggactctCTTCCCACCAAAACAACTGAACAAGACATCAAAACAGAACCTAATGGAGAGGGCTGCAGTGCATCAGAACCATCAAGTGAATCTCAACCCCTCTCTACAGTACACTCGGACTGCTCTGCAACTCAGATTGGCAACAGTGAAAGTGACAATGGGGTGGACTCTGGAGGATTAATGTCAGGGTTACAGCCACTCAAATCAAAGACAACTTGGACGAAGAAAGAACTAAGCTCTAAGATCAGGGAAGCCAGTGAGTTGAAAGTTCCATTGAGGGAGGCTCATTCAGGGGAGAGACCACACAGGTGTCCTGTCTGCAGGAAATGCTTTCTGAAAAGTAGCATTTTAAAAGCACATCAGAGAATTCACACTGGGGAGAAACCATATTTCTGTAATGTATGTGGCAGAAGTTTCAGTCAGAAGGGAACCCTAACGGAACATATGAGAATTCACACTGGGGAGAAACCATATCAGTGCAAAGATTGTGGAAAATGCTTCAGCCGAATGAGAAACTTGGCAGGACATATGAggatacacactggagagaaaccataTAAGTGCAGTGATTGTGGCAAGTGCTTTAGTCAGAAGATATGCCTGAAAGATCATATGATGACTCACACAGGGGAGAGATCATATATTTCCCCGCTtttgccatcaaacccctgcaacatATCCAGATCGCCGCAGcacgcctggtgttcaacctttcCAAGCTCTCCCATGTTACcccgctcctccgcacactcTACTGGCTTTCAGTCGAAGCTCACATCATCTTTGAGACCCTGGTGCTTGCCTACGGAGCAGGAAGAGGACCTGCCCCTCCCTAACTTCAGGCTATGGTCAAACTCTACACCCCAACccaagcactccgttctgccacctctggtctcttggccctcccacccctacaggagggcagctcccgctcagcccagtcaaagctcttctctgtcctggcaccccaatggtggaacaagcTTCCCCCTAAGTTCAGTACAGCGGAGTCCCTGCCCGAAAACGTCTGACACCCTACTTAAATAA
- the LOC112254909 gene encoding zinc finger and SCAN domain-containing protein 31 isoform X2 → MLDSPYSCHLCLLHSNRALQESDSQQLTLPVPEDIPPEQQDWSPSLDQEDPEPTQIKEEQEEFVTSQEEEQLEGLESDIKEFIFTLPCVKSDNDPDPPQPLYLPQTQTMENRERDSLPTKTTEQDIKTEPNGEGCSASEPSSESQPLSTVHSDCSATQIGNSESDNGVDSGGLMSGLQPLKSKTTWTKKELSSKIREASELKVPLREAHSGERPHRCPVCRKCFLKSSILKAHQRIHTGEKPYFCNVCGRSFSQKGTLTEHMRIHTGEKPYQCKDCGKCFSRMRNLAGHMRIHTGEKPYKCSDCGKCFSQKICLKDHMMTHTGERSYISPLLPSNPCNISRSPQHAWCSTFPSSPMLPRSSAHSTGFQSKLTSSLRPWCLPTEQEEDLPLPNFRLWSNSTPQPKHSVLPPLVSWPSHPYRRAAPAQPSQSSSLSWHPNGGTSFPLSSVQRSPCPKTSDTLLK, encoded by the exons ATGCTGGACAGCCCTTACTCTTGTcacctctgtctccttcactctaACAGGGCACTTCAGGAATCAG ACTCCCAGCAGCTCACTCTCCCTGTCCCTGAAGACATTCCTCCTGAGCAGCAGGACTGGAGCCCCAGTCTGGACCAGGAGGACCCAGAGCCCACTcagattaaagaggaacaggaggagtttgtgaccagtcaggaggaagagcagcttgaAGGGCTGGAGTCTGATATTAAAGAGTTCATATTCACTCTACCCTGTGTAAAGAGTGATAATGATCCGGACCCTCCTCAGCCCTTATATCTTCCCCAAACCCAGACtatggagaacagagagagggactctCTTCCCACCAAAACAACTGAACAAGACATCAAAACAGAACCTAATGGAGAGGGCTGCAGTGCATCAGAACCATCAAGTGAATCTCAACCCCTCTCTACAGTACACTCGGACTGCTCTGCAACTCAGATTGGCAACAGTGAAAGTGACAATGGGGTGGACTCTGGAGGATTAATGTCAGGGTTACAGCCACTCAAATCAAAGACAACTTGGACGAAGAAAGAACTAAGCTCTAAGATCAGGGAAGCCAGTGAGTTGAAAGTTCCATTGAGGGAGGCTCATTCAGGGGAGAGACCACACAGGTGTCCTGTCTGCAGGAAATGCTTTCTGAAAAGTAGCATTTTAAAAGCACATCAGAGAATTCACACTGGGGAGAAACCATATTTCTGTAATGTATGTGGCAGAAGTTTCAGTCAGAAGGGAACCCTAACGGAACATATGAGAATTCACACTGGGGAGAAACCATATCAGTGCAAAGATTGTGGAAAATGCTTCAGCCGAATGAGAAACTTGGCAGGACATATGAggatacacactggagagaaaccataTAAGTGCAGTGATTGTGGCAAGTGCTTTAGTCAGAAGATATGCCTGAAAGATCATATGATGACTCACACAGGGGAGAGATCATATATTTCCCCGCTtttgccatcaaacccctgcaacatATCCAGATCGCCGCAGcacgcctggtgttcaacctttcCAAGCTCTCCCATGTTACcccgctcctccgcacactcTACTGGCTTTCAGTCGAAGCTCACATCATCTTTGAGACCCTGGTGCTTGCCTACGGAGCAGGAAGAGGACCTGCCCCTCCCTAACTTCAGGCTATGGTCAAACTCTACACCCCAACccaagcactccgttctgccacctctggtctcttggccctcccacccctacaggagggcagctcccgctcagcccagtcaaagctcttctctgtcctggcaccccaatggtggaacaagcTTCCCCCTAAGTTCAGTACAGCGGAGTCCCTGCCCGAAAACGTCTGACACCCTACTTAAATAA